A genome region from Deinococcus planocerae includes the following:
- a CDS encoding VOC family protein, with protein sequence MIRGLFETHIKVADLERAMDFYGRVLGLTLGRREDDRRVAFYWVGASGEAMLGLWEVPPPQVVSQHFAFRSSPAEMEHATAYLHARGLRGHNFLADGTERPMVFGWMPALALYFRDPDGHTLELLAMLPEPARAEVGVVSLPEWRRLSESGEAGPGANRPFTER encoded by the coding sequence ATGATTCGAGGCCTGTTCGAGACCCACATCAAGGTCGCCGATCTGGAGCGGGCGATGGACTTCTACGGCCGCGTGCTGGGGCTGACCCTCGGCCGCCGGGAGGACGACCGCCGCGTGGCCTTTTACTGGGTGGGCGCCTCCGGCGAGGCCATGCTGGGGCTGTGGGAGGTGCCGCCGCCGCAGGTGGTGTCCCAGCATTTCGCCTTCCGCAGCTCGCCCGCAGAGATGGAGCACGCCACGGCCTACCTGCACGCGCGGGGGCTCAGGGGCCACAACTTCCTGGCGGACGGCACCGAGCGCCCGATGGTGTTCGGCTGGATGCCCGCGCTGGCCCTGTACTTCCGCGACCCGGACGGGCACACGCTGGAACTGCTCGCGATGCTGCCCGAACCGGCGCGGGCGGAGGTGGGCGTGGTCTCGCTCCCGGAGTGGCGGCGCCTGTCTGAAAGCGGGGAGGCGGGGCCAGGGGCGAACCGGCCTTTCACCGAACGCTGA
- a CDS encoding cytochrome P450, producing MWLIARFDDAVSALKDQNLALGQFWEGVPEVGGNVQAAFPNVLNTDGLDHRRLRALVSEGFTPRFVESLRPRVRHLAHELIDAIEATGGRGFDLMEAFAAPLPIRVISDMLGLPAGDHERLRVWADQLTDDIGQRMSGYPESMEAFKAYLRALFEHQRARPGDDLVSAMVRAGEGGDALSERELIGMTSLLIFAGHETTVRLIGSGMLALLRRPDAVAELRARPELLAPAVEELLRLEGPATMTSPRSALADVRLSDCTVRAGELVVALASANRDETQFAGPDELHIARGLNRHLAFSRGVHSSLWAPLARLEVQEVIGALLERFPHLALNIDPRRAHDPDPRFPPKPTSSCTAPDSGPSSGTA from the coding sequence GTGTGGCTGATCGCGCGCTTCGACGACGCGGTGAGCGCGCTCAAGGACCAGAACCTTGCGCTGGGCCAGTTCTGGGAGGGGGTGCCCGAAGTGGGCGGCAACGTGCAGGCGGCGTTTCCCAACGTGCTGAACACGGACGGCCTCGACCACCGCCGGCTGCGCGCCCTGGTCAGCGAGGGCTTTACCCCCAGGTTCGTCGAGAGCCTGCGTCCGCGCGTGCGGCACCTGGCCCACGAGCTCATCGACGCCATCGAGGCCACCGGGGGGCGCGGATTCGACCTGATGGAGGCGTTCGCGGCGCCGCTGCCGATCCGGGTCATCTCGGACATGCTCGGCCTGCCTGCGGGAGACCATGAGCGGCTGCGCGTCTGGGCCGATCAACTGACCGACGACATCGGCCAGCGGATGTCGGGGTACCCGGAGTCCATGGAGGCGTTCAAGGCGTACCTGCGGGCGCTGTTCGAGCACCAGCGGGCGCGGCCCGGCGACGACCTCGTGTCGGCCATGGTCCGCGCCGGGGAGGGTGGGGACGCCCTGAGCGAGCGGGAGCTGATCGGCATGACCTCGCTGCTGATCTTCGCGGGCCACGAGACGACGGTCCGGCTCATCGGCTCCGGGATGCTGGCGCTGCTCCGGCGCCCGGACGCCGTGGCCGAACTGCGTGCCCGACCCGAACTCTTGGCCCCGGCGGTCGAGGAACTGCTGCGGCTGGAGGGACCGGCGACCATGACCAGCCCGCGCTCCGCCCTGGCGGACGTGAGGCTGAGCGACTGCACCGTCCGCGCCGGCGAATTGGTGGTGGCGCTGGCGTCGGCCAACCGCGACGAGACGCAGTTCGCCGGCCCCGACGAACTCCACATCGCCCGTGGGCTCAACCGGCACCTGGCGTTCAGCCGGGGGGTGCACTCCAGCCTGTGGGCGCCGCTGGCCCGGCTGGAGGTGCAGGAAGTCATCGGCGCCCTGCTGGAGCGCTTTCCCCACCTCGCCCTGAACATCGACCCCAGGAGGGCCCATGACCCCGACCCACGCTTCCCCCCCAAACCTACGTCCTCGTGCACGGCGCCGGACTCGGGGCCTTCATCTGGGACCGCGTGA
- a CDS encoding alpha/beta fold hydrolase, with amino-acid sequence MRQRLEGAGHTVVTPDLPGHGADQTPEDEVTLDACTRAVVRAVGDRMGVVLVGHSFGGVVTAQVAEHLPERVGHLVYLAAPVLPDGQSNAEVSQGDPASLLNPNAVLEDGMIRFPTEWIGPGLCNDCTPQDVRTIRERVRPFPPGLLLMPVHLTPERFGRVPKYDLLAARDQTVSYGFQRATQARLAFAGSHTLDASHMPMLSRPDELVAILQSL; translated from the coding sequence GTGAGGCAGAGGTTGGAAGGTGCCGGACATACCGTCGTCACCCCCGACCTGCCCGGACACGGCGCGGACCAGACGCCCGAGGACGAAGTCACCCTCGACGCCTGCACCCGGGCGGTCGTGCGGGCGGTGGGCGACCGCATGGGGGTCGTTCTGGTCGGCCACAGCTTCGGCGGCGTGGTGACCGCGCAGGTGGCCGAGCACCTTCCGGAGCGGGTGGGCCACCTGGTCTACCTCGCCGCCCCGGTCCTCCCCGACGGCCAGAGCAACGCCGAGGTCTCGCAGGGGGACCCGGCCAGCCTGCTCAACCCCAACGCCGTGCTGGAAGACGGCATGATCCGCTTTCCAACCGAGTGGATCGGTCCAGGCCTGTGCAACGACTGCACCCCGCAGGACGTGCGGACGATTCGGGAGCGGGTGCGCCCCTTCCCGCCGGGTCTGCTGCTCATGCCCGTCCACCTGACGCCGGAGCGGTTCGGGCGGGTGCCCAAGTACGACCTCCTGGCCGCGCGGGACCAGACCGTGAGCTACGGGTTTCAGCGGGCGACGCAGGCCCGGCTGGCCTTCGCCGGCAGTCACACGCTCGACGCCTCGCACATGCCGATGCTGTCCCGGCCAGATGAACTGGTGGCCATCCTCCAAAGCCTGTGA
- a CDS encoding proline iminopeptidase-family hydrolase, with the protein MTQPSEGEVRHITVDGGYRVWTKRVGHGPVTLLLLHGGPGCTHEYFECFENWLSPDEYTFYYYDQLGSHYSDQPDDPSLWTVERFREEVEQVRAGLGLEDFYLFGNSWGGMLGTEYALKYGRHLRGLIVSNMTASIASYMRYINELRDRMDPEEVAVMKRHEAEGTLDDPEYQALLTGLYNRHICRVVPWPGPVARMFEHLALPVYHTMQGPNEFVVTGTFRDWDRWADLHRLTVPTLLSVGRHDSMDPADIEEMGRRIPNSRVSICENGSHLSMWDDPETYFTALKGFLAEVEEARPATATSG; encoded by the coding sequence ATGACTCAGCCATCTGAAGGGGAAGTTCGGCACATCACCGTGGACGGAGGCTACCGGGTCTGGACGAAGCGGGTGGGGCACGGCCCGGTCACCCTGCTGCTGCTGCACGGCGGCCCCGGCTGCACCCACGAATACTTCGAGTGCTTCGAGAATTGGCTCTCGCCCGACGAGTACACCTTCTACTACTACGACCAGCTCGGCTCGCATTACTCCGACCAGCCCGACGACCCCAGTCTGTGGACGGTGGAGCGCTTCCGGGAAGAGGTCGAGCAGGTGCGCGCCGGGCTGGGCCTGGAGGACTTCTACCTGTTCGGCAACTCGTGGGGCGGGATGCTCGGGACCGAGTACGCCCTGAAGTACGGGCGGCATCTGCGCGGATTGATCGTCAGCAACATGACCGCCAGCATCGCCTCGTATATGCGGTACATCAACGAGTTGCGTGACCGGATGGACCCGGAAGAGGTCGCGGTCATGAAGCGCCACGAGGCGGAGGGGACGCTGGACGACCCCGAATACCAGGCGCTGCTGACGGGGCTCTACAACCGGCACATCTGCCGGGTGGTGCCCTGGCCCGGGCCGGTGGCGCGGATGTTCGAGCACCTCGCCCTGCCCGTCTACCACACCATGCAGGGGCCCAACGAGTTCGTCGTCACCGGCACTTTCAGGGACTGGGACCGCTGGGCGGACCTGCACCGCCTCACCGTGCCGACGCTGCTGTCGGTCGGTCGCCACGACTCCATGGACCCCGCCGACATCGAGGAGATGGGGCGGCGCATCCCGAACTCGCGCGTGTCCATCTGCGAGAACGGCAGCCACCTGAGCATGTGGGACGACCCGGAGACGTACTTCACGGCGCTCAAGGGGTTTCTCGCCGAGGTCGAGGAGGCCCGCCCTGCCACGGCAACGTCTGGTTGA
- a CDS encoding Lrp/AsnC family transcriptional regulator, translated as MTMRPLAPQLDEIDRTLLALLQEDASLSHVDLARQVGLSAPGVHKRLKHLRQGGYIKKVAAVLDRARLGLDLLCFLKVTFRSNLRPENVAELQRCIQELPEVLECYTVTGSSDAILKIAVTDHFALRDFLRRLAEGQQVIERAETCIVLEEFKEGAELPLRPV; from the coding sequence ATGACGATGAGACCCCTGGCGCCGCAGCTCGACGAGATCGACCGGACCCTCCTGGCCCTGCTTCAGGAAGACGCTTCTCTGAGCCATGTGGACCTCGCCCGGCAGGTGGGCCTCTCGGCCCCCGGCGTTCACAAGCGGCTCAAGCACCTGCGGCAGGGCGGCTACATCAAGAAGGTGGCCGCCGTCCTCGACCGGGCCAGGCTGGGGCTCGACCTGCTGTGCTTCCTGAAAGTCACCTTCCGGAGCAACCTGCGACCCGAGAACGTGGCGGAGCTGCAACGCTGCATTCAGGAGCTGCCCGAGGTGCTGGAGTGCTACACCGTCACCGGCTCCAGCGACGCCATCCTCAAGATCGCCGTGACCGACCACTTCGCCCTACGCGACTTCCTGCGCAGGCTCGCCGAGGGCCAGCAGGTGATCGAGCGCGCCGAGACCTGCATCGTCCTCGAAGAGTTCAAGGAGGGAGCGGAGCTGCCGCTGAGACCCGTGTGA
- a CDS encoding SDR family NAD(P)-dependent oxidoreductase, with amino-acid sequence MLDLTGKVILVTGGSRGIGAATVRILAAAGAQVVVHYGQSGTEAQMIAQDLGPDRAVALGADLSQPGAAAQLFREAAAWRGRIDVLVNNAGIAPLVTVDEPAQAWADTWSRTLQVNLMAVADLCREAILHFRERGGGTIVNVASRAAFRGDNPEAMHYAASKGGVIALTRSIARGYARENILAYAVAPGWVRTDMASGYLREHAADIARDIPLGDVAPPEEVANTVAFLASGLARHMTGATLDLNGASYVR; translated from the coding sequence ATGCTGGATTTGACGGGCAAGGTCATTCTCGTGACGGGCGGCTCCCGCGGCATCGGCGCCGCCACCGTCCGCATCCTGGCCGCCGCGGGGGCGCAGGTCGTCGTGCACTACGGCCAGAGTGGGACCGAGGCGCAGATGATCGCGCAGGACCTCGGGCCGGACCGGGCCGTCGCCCTCGGGGCGGACCTCTCCCAACCCGGCGCGGCGGCCCAGCTCTTCCGGGAAGCTGCCGCCTGGCGCGGACGCATCGACGTGCTGGTGAACAACGCGGGCATCGCGCCCCTCGTGACGGTGGACGAGCCTGCGCAGGCGTGGGCCGACACCTGGTCGCGCACCTTGCAGGTGAACCTGATGGCCGTCGCCGACCTGTGCCGCGAGGCGATCTTGCACTTCCGGGAGCGGGGCGGCGGCACCATCGTCAACGTGGCGAGCCGCGCCGCCTTCCGCGGGGACAATCCCGAGGCGATGCACTACGCGGCCTCCAAGGGCGGGGTGATCGCGCTGACCCGCTCCATCGCGCGGGGGTACGCCCGGGAGAACATCCTGGCCTACGCGGTGGCTCCCGGGTGGGTGCGCACCGACATGGCGTCCGGGTACCTGCGCGAGCACGCCGCCGACATCGCCCGGGACATCCCGCTGGGGGACGTGGCCCCTCCCGAGGAGGTGGCGAACACGGTGGCCTTTTTGGCCTCGGGGCTGGCCCGGCACATGACCGGGGCGACCCTGGACCTCAACGGCGCCTCCTACGTCCGCTGA
- a CDS encoding ABC transporter substrate-binding protein, whose translation MKAFKSLLVTALLAAAGSSLAQGGTLTVATAQDPQSWDPIDTFLVAWGTVAHNLYDGLIIRTPDLKLQPGLATKWTSLNGNKTLRFTLRQGVKFHNGEPFNAGAVKFTFDRLLGPEGKKGPQQANYNSIKQVKVVGPYTVDFILSQADPVLLTKLAGYGAMIVPPRYIKEKGDAYFNSHPVGTGPFSFVSYKNGESIKLQAFKGYWGGAPKLAGVTYRFIEEPATRVAELQAGRVDIAAAIPVAQAATVKGNPNLTLQAVPSPTVQALRLNVSHGPTSDLRVRQALNHAVDRDAIIKSILQGYASPIASMQSSKSFGYDPNLKAYPYDPAKAKQLLQAAGVKPGTTVGIDFIGTDAVFREVAQAVAGYFQVLGLKPELKTYETNTFYSDIIPKNKTTNAYQMGWGGWTFDFDNTAYLLYRSGQFWNPDYKSKELDALLDKQHNLSDQKQRLTILRQIAKYTRDQAIDIPLYNQQDLWGVSKRVQGFRAPSDSLLRLNTVSVK comes from the coding sequence ATGAAGGCGTTCAAATCCCTGCTCGTCACGGCCCTGCTCGCCGCCGCGGGGTCCTCGCTCGCGCAGGGCGGCACCCTCACGGTCGCCACCGCGCAGGACCCGCAGAGCTGGGACCCCATCGACACCTTCCTGGTCGCGTGGGGGACCGTCGCCCACAACCTCTACGACGGGCTGATCATCCGCACGCCGGATCTCAAGCTGCAACCCGGTCTCGCCACCAAGTGGACGTCCCTGAACGGCAACAAGACCCTGCGCTTCACCCTGCGCCAGGGGGTGAAGTTCCACAACGGGGAGCCCTTCAACGCGGGCGCCGTGAAGTTCACCTTCGACCGGCTGCTGGGCCCCGAGGGCAAGAAGGGCCCGCAGCAGGCGAACTACAACTCGATCAAGCAGGTGAAGGTCGTGGGGCCCTACACCGTGGACTTCATCCTGTCGCAGGCGGACCCGGTGCTGCTCACGAAGCTCGCCGGGTACGGCGCGATGATCGTGCCCCCCCGCTACATCAAGGAAAAAGGCGACGCCTACTTCAACTCGCACCCGGTCGGGACGGGCCCCTTCAGCTTCGTGTCCTACAAGAACGGGGAATCCATCAAGCTCCAGGCCTTCAAGGGGTACTGGGGCGGCGCGCCGAAGCTGGCGGGCGTCACCTACCGCTTCATCGAGGAACCCGCGACCCGCGTGGCCGAGTTGCAGGCGGGCCGGGTCGACATCGCCGCCGCCATCCCGGTCGCCCAGGCCGCGACGGTGAAGGGCAACCCCAACCTCACCCTCCAGGCGGTGCCCAGCCCCACCGTGCAGGCCCTGCGGCTGAACGTCAGCCACGGCCCCACCAGCGACCTGCGGGTGCGTCAGGCACTCAACCACGCGGTGGACCGCGACGCGATCATCAAGAGCATCCTCCAGGGGTACGCCAGCCCCATCGCGTCCATGCAGTCCTCGAAGTCCTTCGGGTACGACCCGAACCTCAAGGCGTACCCCTACGACCCCGCCAAGGCGAAGCAACTCCTCCAGGCGGCGGGCGTGAAGCCGGGCACGACGGTCGGGATCGACTTCATCGGCACGGACGCGGTGTTCCGCGAGGTCGCGCAGGCCGTGGCAGGCTACTTTCAGGTGCTGGGCCTCAAGCCCGAACTCAAGACGTACGAGACGAACACCTTTTACAGCGACATCATCCCCAAGAACAAGACCACGAACGCCTACCAGATGGGGTGGGGCGGCTGGACCTTCGACTTCGACAACACCGCCTACCTGCTCTACCGCAGCGGCCAGTTCTGGAACCCCGACTACAAGAGTAAGGAACTCGACGCCCTGCTCGACAAGCAGCACAACCTGAGCGATCAGAAGCAGCGCCTGACGATCCTGCGCCAGATCGCCAAGTACACCCGTGACCAGGCCATCGACATCCCCCTCTACAACCAGCAGGACCTGTGGGGGGTGAGCAAGCGGGTGCAGGGCTTCCGGGCCCCCAGCGACAGCCTGTTGCGCCTGAATACCGTCAGCGTGAAGTGA
- a CDS encoding ABC transporter permease — translation MARYLVLQLSQALLVVVFVTLVVAVMLRFSGDPAVAQFQGASAPTAEQLREIREALGLNQPFLVQYGHFLGGLFTGNLGTSFRGDTPVGSLIRDAMPPTLLLALCSLLISVAISLPLGVYSAVHRGGWADQLIRFVSLFGLSFPNFWLGIMLVLIFGVTLRWLPASGYETPASLVLPSVTLGLILTSTTVRLLRAALLDVLGSQYVTVARSKGLSERRVLYKHALRNTAIPVVTFIGLQFGGLIGGGVIVEQVFAWPGLGSLALQAIANRDYPVLQGTVTVLAIIVVLVNLLVDLSYGLFDPRVRME, via the coding sequence ATGGCCCGCTACCTCGTCTTGCAGCTCTCCCAGGCCCTGCTGGTCGTGGTGTTCGTGACGCTGGTCGTCGCGGTCATGCTGCGCTTCTCGGGCGACCCGGCGGTGGCGCAGTTCCAGGGCGCCTCGGCCCCCACCGCCGAGCAGCTCCGGGAAATTCGGGAGGCGCTCGGCCTCAACCAGCCCTTTCTGGTGCAGTACGGCCACTTCCTGGGCGGCCTCTTCACGGGGAACCTCGGCACCAGCTTCCGGGGCGACACCCCGGTCGGGTCCCTGATCCGGGACGCGATGCCTCCCACCCTGCTGCTGGCGCTGTGCTCGCTGCTGATCTCGGTCGCCATCTCCCTGCCGCTGGGGGTCTACTCCGCCGTGCACCGGGGCGGCTGGGCGGACCAACTGATCCGCTTCGTCTCGCTGTTCGGCCTGTCGTTCCCGAACTTCTGGCTGGGGATCATGCTGGTGCTGATCTTCGGCGTGACCCTGCGCTGGCTGCCCGCCTCCGGCTACGAGACGCCCGCGTCCCTGGTCTTGCCGAGCGTCACCCTGGGCCTGATCCTGACCTCCACGACGGTTCGGCTGTTGCGCGCCGCGCTGCTGGACGTGCTGGGCAGCCAGTACGTCACCGTGGCGCGCAGCAAGGGCCTTTCCGAGCGCCGGGTGCTGTACAAGCACGCCCTGCGCAACACCGCCATTCCCGTGGTCACCTTCATCGGCCTGCAATTCGGGGGGCTGATCGGCGGGGGGGTCATCGTCGAGCAGGTCTTCGCGTGGCCGGGGCTGGGCTCGCTGGCCCTGCAAGCCATCGCCAACCGGGACTACCCGGTGCTTCAGGGCACCGTGACGGTCCTGGCGATCATCGTCGTGCTCGTCAACCTGCTGGTGGACCTGTCGTACGGGTTGTTCGACCCGCGCGTCCGCATGGAGTGA
- a CDS encoding ABC transporter permease, with translation MTHPPAAAPRARRPPLRWTPDLLFGALLTGGVVLLVLLANVLFPVGTDAMDLAARLKPPTLTGPHPLGTDPIGRDVLARVVYGGRISLIVGVVSVALSASIGSLLGLLAGYYRGTLDAVVMRLADVQLAFPFILLAITVIAIVGPGLWNLIAVMVVSQWALYARLVRGQVLSLREREYVQAAHALGANHARLMFRHIVPNAIGPLIVLATLNVANNILLESGLTFLGLGVDPQVPSWGGMLADGRTYLQTAWWVSVFPGVAITLTVLGFNLLGDWLRDRLDPHGRRR, from the coding sequence ATGACCCACCCTCCCGCCGCCGCCCCCCGCGCCCGCCGACCGCCGCTGCGCTGGACGCCCGACCTGCTGTTCGGCGCGCTGCTCACCGGCGGGGTGGTGCTGCTGGTGCTGCTCGCCAACGTGCTCTTTCCGGTCGGGACGGACGCGATGGACCTCGCCGCGCGCCTGAAGCCCCCGACCCTCACCGGCCCGCACCCCCTGGGCACCGACCCCATCGGGCGGGACGTGCTGGCCCGGGTGGTCTACGGCGGGCGCATCTCCCTGATCGTCGGGGTGGTGTCGGTAGCCCTCTCCGCCAGCATCGGCAGCCTGCTGGGCCTGCTGGCCGGGTACTACCGCGGCACGCTGGACGCCGTGGTGATGCGCCTCGCGGACGTGCAGCTCGCCTTTCCCTTCATCCTGCTGGCGATCACCGTCATCGCCATCGTCGGCCCCGGCCTGTGGAACCTGATCGCCGTGATGGTCGTGTCGCAGTGGGCGCTGTACGCCCGGCTCGTGCGCGGTCAGGTGCTGTCGCTGCGGGAGCGGGAGTACGTCCAGGCCGCGCACGCGCTGGGGGCCAACCACGCGCGCCTGATGTTTCGGCACATCGTCCCGAACGCCATCGGGCCGCTCATCGTCCTGGCGACCCTGAACGTCGCCAACAACATCCTGCTGGAGTCCGGCCTGACGTTCCTGGGGCTGGGCGTGGACCCGCAGGTGCCGTCCTGGGGCGGGATGCTCGCGGATGGGCGCACGTACCTGCAAACCGCGTGGTGGGTGTCGGTGTTCCCGGGCGTGGCGATCACCCTCACGGTCCTGGGCTTCAACCTGCTGGGCGATTGGCTGCGCGACCGCCTCGACCCGCACGGAAGGCGGAGGTGA
- a CDS encoding M14 family zinc carboxypeptidase produces MSGPETSGDGRAGEPTSTPGPRPASDVARKTRWEQHFPWEGRRLLEQLQSLTRGNPPRQVLAYVSESPELREFLRQGVLTLCGASCSARVRSAYKTAYFWVTEEVRPLWRRAHADRLTLTYPRLADENPGRFLQEAYPLAAVLEREGVRADFQPGDTGEPAYHAALWRGDRELWRGSCFVPLAPRESPDGRTVLAPTGWLRVQGEGGPLHDAPLPTDGELFWDWYSGTVLPHVLRLADERQDGLVFKNLSVTVHASEPDLALDVLDERVSMTEALTEEVYFGTLEALKRHTSTPTESRTLTPGRIVPVARSTPGQDGWASVTLTQWAAPPQEAVGQIPPESDGMDLTSTPLDRPWPPARIWAYARHLARQHGLTWQVPAFSVDGRPVPAVLRTGRDTPEGVLVTGGQHANETTGPVAALHLIAPLAATDLNFAVIPLENPDGAFLHRALTRVAPEHMHHAARYTSLGDDLEARLRQGQPRWEARARAWAREEVNATLHLNLHGYPAHEWVRPYSGYAPHGFESWALPAGFVTIVWYWPGQAETARALADVIALCLQEETDVAAHAARAFRASAAHLAQPHYQLIHGLPFILAEQAAALCPLTVITEAPDETIYGEHFQMFVRAHLAVCEAAVGFHLDRLGGT; encoded by the coding sequence GTGAGCGGCCCTGAGACCTCCGGCGACGGGCGCGCGGGTGAGCCCACCTCCACGCCGGGACCCCGGCCTGCCTCCGACGTGGCCCGCAAAACCCGCTGGGAGCAGCACTTTCCGTGGGAGGGCCGCAGGCTCTTGGAGCAGCTTCAGTCGCTCACGCGCGGCAATCCGCCCCGGCAGGTGCTCGCCTACGTCTCGGAATCCCCCGAGTTGCGCGAGTTCCTGCGGCAGGGCGTCCTCACCCTCTGCGGCGCGTCCTGTTCCGCCCGGGTCCGCAGCGCCTACAAGACCGCGTACTTCTGGGTCACGGAGGAGGTGCGTCCCCTGTGGCGGCGGGCACATGCCGACCGCCTCACCCTCACGTACCCCCGCCTGGCGGACGAAAACCCCGGGCGGTTTCTTCAGGAAGCCTACCCGCTGGCCGCCGTGCTGGAACGCGAGGGCGTCCGGGCAGACTTTCAGCCGGGCGACACGGGCGAACCGGCCTATCACGCGGCCTTGTGGCGCGGGGACAGGGAACTCTGGCGCGGCTCGTGCTTCGTCCCGCTCGCGCCCCGAGAGTCGCCCGATGGCCGAACCGTTCTCGCCCCCACCGGCTGGCTGCGTGTCCAGGGGGAGGGCGGGCCGCTTCACGACGCTCCCCTTCCCACCGACGGGGAGCTGTTCTGGGACTGGTACAGCGGCACCGTTCTCCCGCACGTCCTGCGCCTCGCCGACGAGCGGCAGGACGGGCTGGTGTTCAAGAACCTGTCGGTGACGGTCCACGCCTCCGAACCGGACCTCGCGCTGGACGTGCTGGACGAGCGTGTCAGCATGACCGAGGCGCTCACCGAGGAGGTGTACTTCGGGACGCTGGAGGCCCTGAAGCGGCACACGTCCACCCCCACGGAGTCCCGCACCCTCACGCCGGGTCGCATCGTCCCGGTCGCGCGGTCGACGCCCGGACAGGACGGCTGGGCGAGCGTCACCCTGACCCAGTGGGCCGCTCCGCCGCAGGAAGCCGTGGGCCAGATTCCGCCCGAGTCCGACGGGATGGACCTGACCTCCACGCCCCTCGACCGACCCTGGCCTCCCGCCCGCATCTGGGCCTACGCGCGGCACCTCGCGCGCCAGCACGGCCTCACCTGGCAGGTTCCCGCCTTCAGCGTGGACGGTCGGCCCGTCCCAGCCGTCCTGCGCACGGGGCGGGACACGCCGGAGGGGGTACTGGTCACGGGCGGGCAGCACGCCAACGAGACCACCGGCCCGGTGGCGGCCCTGCACCTGATCGCGCCGCTCGCCGCCACCGACCTCAATTTTGCGGTGATCCCCCTGGAGAACCCCGACGGCGCGTTCTTGCACCGCGCCCTGACCCGGGTCGCCCCCGAGCATATGCACCACGCGGCGCGCTACACGTCTCTGGGGGATGACCTCGAGGCGAGGCTGCGTCAGGGCCAACCCCGCTGGGAGGCACGCGCTCGGGCCTGGGCTCGGGAAGAGGTGAACGCGACCTTGCACCTGAACCTGCACGGCTACCCGGCGCACGAGTGGGTCCGGCCCTACAGCGGCTACGCCCCCCACGGCTTCGAGTCGTGGGCGCTGCCCGCCGGATTCGTCACGATCGTGTGGTACTGGCCGGGGCAGGCGGAGACGGCCCGCGCCCTGGCGGACGTGATCGCGCTTTGCCTCCAAGAGGAAACAGATGTGGCGGCTCATGCGGCCCGGGCGTTTCGCGCGAGTGCCGCGCACCTGGCGCAACCGCACTATCAACTCATTCACGGCCTGCCGTTTATCCTCGCGGAACAAGCGGCTGCCCTGTGTCCCCTCACCGTGATCACCGAGGCGCCCGACGAGACCATCTACGGGGAGCACTTCCAGATGTTCGTGCGCGCCCACCTCGCCGTGTGCGAGGCGGCGGTCGGCTTTCACCTCGACCGGCTGGGCGGAACTTGA
- a CDS encoding ABC transporter permease, whose product MVSLPARSAPRREGGVVWRRLRRDRAALLGLALCLLVVLAALLAPWLAPHDPNYQFPEGLTLEGAPQPPGHTFLLGTDLLGRDLLSRLIWGARASLIVGVVANGIAVFLGVLIGAIGGLWRGPLGTLVMRFTDVMMAFPVLLLAIALTAILRPSLGIVTLVIALLNWVAVARVVYAQVVSLREREFVEAAQALGATGTRVLWRHVAPHLIPTALVWGSLGIGTTVLLEATLSFLGVGVQPPTPSWGGIINESQSYLTTAPWLVVFPGAAILLTSLGFNLLGEGLRDALDPDGGRR is encoded by the coding sequence GTGGTAAGCCTCCCGGCCCGGAGCGCGCCCCGGCGGGAAGGGGGCGTGGTCTGGCGCCGCCTCCGCCGCGACCGCGCCGCCCTGCTCGGCCTCGCGCTGTGCCTGCTGGTGGTCCTCGCCGCGCTGCTGGCCCCCTGGCTCGCCCCGCACGACCCGAACTACCAGTTCCCGGAAGGGCTCACCCTGGAGGGCGCTCCTCAGCCCCCAGGCCACACCTTCCTCCTGGGCACCGACCTCCTCGGGCGCGACCTGCTCTCGCGGCTGATCTGGGGGGCCCGGGCGTCCCTGATCGTCGGGGTGGTCGCCAACGGGATCGCAGTGTTTCTGGGCGTGTTGATCGGGGCCATTGGCGGGCTGTGGCGCGGCCCGCTCGGCACGCTCGTCATGCGCTTCACGGACGTGATGATGGCCTTCCCGGTGCTCCTCCTCGCCATCGCCCTGACGGCGATCCTGCGGCCCAGCCTGGGGATCGTGACGCTGGTGATCGCCCTGTTGAACTGGGTCGCGGTCGCCCGCGTGGTGTACGCCCAGGTCGTGTCCCTGCGCGAGCGTGAGTTCGTGGAGGCCGCGCAGGCGCTCGGGGCCACCGGCACCCGCGTCCTGTGGCGGCACGTCGCGCCCCACCTGATTCCGACCGCCCTGGTGTGGGGTTCGCTGGGGATCGGGACGACCGTGCTGCTCGAAGCCACCCTCTCCTTCCTGGGGGTGGGCGTGCAGCCCCCCACCCCGAGCTGGGGCGGCATCATCAACGAGAGCCAGAGCTACCTCACGACCGCCCCGTGGCTGGTGGTGTTTCCGGGCGCGGCGATCCTCCTCACGTCGCTGGGCTTCAACCTCCTGGGGGAGGGGCTGCGCGACGCCCTCGACCCGGACGGGGGGCGGCGCTGA